A stretch of Eschrichtius robustus isolate mEscRob2 chromosome 6, mEscRob2.pri, whole genome shotgun sequence DNA encodes these proteins:
- the LRRC15 gene encoding leucine-rich repeat-containing protein 15 — protein MPLRHYLLLLVGCQAWAVGWAYHGCPRECTCSRASQVECTGARIMVVPTPLPWNAMSLQILNTHITELNESPFLNISALIALRIEKNELSHIAPSAFRNLGSLRYLSLANNKLQVLPVSLFQGLDNLESLLLSSNQLVQIQPTHFTHFSNLKELQLHGNHLEFIPDGVFDHLVGLIKLNLGKNSLTHLSPRVFQHLSNLQVLRLYENRISDLPMGCFDGLGNLQELALQQNQISMLSPGLFHNNRNLQKLYLSNNHISQLPSGIFMQLPQLNRLTLFGNSLKELSPGIFGPMHNLRELWLYDNHITSLPDNVFSSLRQLQVLGLSHNQISYISPDAFNGLVEMRELSLHTNALQELDGTVFRMLANLQNISLQNNRLRQLPGNIFANANALMTIQLQNNQLENLPLGVFDHLGKLCELRLYDNPWRCDSDILPLHNWLLLNKARLGTDTLPVCFSPASVRGQSLIIIDVNVVVSSVQGPVVPTQPKTPSYSDTTCISSTTEFASTTQDYTSLTTIGTIDNRETRDTTPTQSGLAIAAIVIGIIALACSLAACICCCCCKKRSHAVLMQMKAPNEC, from the coding sequence ATGCCGCTGAGACATTATCTCCTTTTGCTGGTGGGCTGCCAAGCCTGGGCCGTGGGCTGGGCCTACCATGGCTGCCCTAGAGAGTGCACCTGCTCCAGGGCCTCCCAGGTGGAGTGCACGGGGGCGCGCATCATGGTGGTACCCACCCCGCTGCCCTGGAACGCCATGAGCCTGCAGATCCTCAACACGCACATCACCGAGCTCAACGAATCCCCGTTCCTCAACATCTCGGCCCTGATCGCCCTGCGGATTGAGAAGAATGAGCTGTCCCACATCGCGCCCAGTGCCTTCCGTAATCTGGGCTCGCTGCGCTACCTCAGCCTCGCCAACAACAAGCTTCAGGTTCTGCCCGTCAGCCTCTTCCAGGGCCTGGACAACCTAGAGTCACTCCTCTTGTCCAGCAACCAGCTGGTGCAGATCCAGCCGACTCACTTCACCCACTTCAGCAACCTCAAGGAACTGCAGCTGCACGGCAACCACCTGGAATTTATCCCCGACGGAGTCTTCGACCACCTGGTGGGCCTCATCAAGCTCAATCTGGGCAAGAATAGCCTCACCCACCTCTCACCCAGGGTCTTCCAGCACCTGAGCAACCTCCAGGTCCTCCGGCTGTATGAGAACAGGATTTCAGACCTCCCCATGGGCTGTTTTGACGGGCTTGGCAACCTCCAGGAGCTGGCCCTGCAGCAGAACCAGATTAGTATGCTGTCTCCTGGCCTCTTCCACAACAACCGTAACCTCCAGAAGCTCTACCTGTCCAACAACCACATCTCCCAGCTGCCCTCCGGCATCTTCATGCAGCTGCCCCAGCTCAACCGGCTCACGCTGTTCGGGAATTCCCTGAAGGAGCTCTCTCCGGGCATCTTTGGACCCATGCACAACCTGCGTGAGCTTTGGCTCTATGACAACCACATCACCTCCCTCCCGGACAATGTCTTCAGCAGCCTCCGCCAGTTGCAGGTCCTGGGCCTCAGCCACAATCAGATCAGCTACATCTCTCCGGATGCCTTCAATGGGCTGGTGGAGATGCGGGAGCTGTCCCTCCACACCAATGCGCTGCAGGAGCTGGACGGGACTGTCTTCCGCATGTTGGCCAATCTGCAGAACATCTCCCTGCAGAACAACCGCCTCAGACAGCTGCCAGGCAATATCTTCGCCAACGCCAATGCCCTCATGACCATCCAGCTGCAGAACAACCAGCTGGAGAACCTGCCCTTGGGCGTCTTCGATCACCTGGGGAAGCTGTGTGAGCTGCGGCTCTATGACAACCCCTGGAGGTGTGACTCAGACATCCTTCCGCTCCACAATTGGCTCCTACTCAACAAGGCCAGGCTGGGGACAGACACGCTCCCGGTGTGTTTCAGCCCAGCCAGTGTCCGAGGCCAGTCCCTCATCATCATCGACGTCAATGTTGTTGTCTCCAGTGTCCAGGGTCCAGTGGTGCCCACCCAACCAAAGACACCCAGCTACTCTGACACCACCTGCATCTCCTCCACCACTGAATTCGCCAGCACTACGCAGGACTACACCAGTCTGACCACCATCGGGACCATCGATAACCGTGAGACACGGGACACAACCCCTACCCAGAGCGGGCTGGCCATTGCTGCCATTGTGATCGGCATCATTGCCCTGGCCTGCTCCCTGGCTGCCTgcatctgctgctgctgctgcaagaAGAGGAGCCATGCAGTCCTGATGCAGATGAAGGCACCCAACGAGTGTTAA